In a genomic window of Variovorax paradoxus:
- a CDS encoding phosphogluconate dehydratase, giving the protein MSSTHPIVLDVTDRIRDRSKAQRGAYLARLAELRQRDRGSDRMGCANVAHAVAGIPANDKFRVVAERAPNIGIVTAYNDMLSAHAPYQGYPDIIKHEARRLGATAQVAGGVPAMCDGVTQGTPGMELSLFSRDLIAMSTAVALTHDMFDAALMLGVCDKIVPGLLIGALHFGHLPTVFVPAGPMPSGLSNNAKSKVREQAAQGLVGRQGLLEAEMAAYHTLGTCTFYGTANSNQMLLEAMGLHVPGTAFVQPGDAMRETLTREAVRTVLGKAGEAAFQCPPIGEMVDERCIVNAMAALLATGGSTNHLIHWVAVARAAGIVIDWDDFSKLSDVVPLLTRVYPNGSADVNEFQASGGPGFVIGELVEAGLMHADVLTVRSGGIREFAEVPSLDGEADEKRLRWTPAAALQNDAVTRPAAAPFSATGGLKLLGGNLGRSVIKVSSVPDDRHVVEAPARVFDSQAALQKAFTAGELERDVVCVVRWQGPQANGMPELHKLTPPLSVLQGKGFRVALVTDGRMSGASGKIPAAIHVSPEAAAGGPLAKVRDGDVIRLDAVAGTLEVLLPADEWAGREAATLSEAQRFADGHGLGRELFAGMRRNALTAEEGACSWL; this is encoded by the coding sequence ATGAGCAGCACACACCCCATCGTCCTCGACGTCACCGATCGCATCCGCGATCGCAGCAAGGCGCAGCGCGGCGCCTACCTCGCGCGCCTGGCCGAACTGCGCCAGCGCGACCGCGGCTCCGACCGCATGGGCTGCGCCAACGTGGCGCATGCCGTGGCCGGCATCCCGGCCAACGACAAGTTCCGCGTGGTCGCCGAGCGCGCGCCCAACATCGGCATCGTCACCGCCTACAACGACATGCTCTCGGCCCATGCGCCGTACCAGGGCTACCCCGACATCATCAAGCACGAGGCGCGCCGCCTCGGCGCCACCGCGCAGGTGGCCGGCGGCGTGCCCGCCATGTGCGATGGCGTCACGCAGGGCACGCCCGGCATGGAGCTGAGCCTGTTCAGCCGCGACCTGATCGCGATGAGCACCGCGGTCGCGCTCACGCACGACATGTTCGATGCCGCGCTGATGCTCGGCGTGTGCGACAAGATCGTGCCGGGCCTCCTGATCGGCGCGCTGCACTTCGGCCACCTGCCCACCGTGTTCGTGCCCGCGGGCCCGATGCCCTCGGGCCTGTCGAACAACGCGAAATCGAAGGTGCGCGAGCAGGCCGCGCAGGGGCTCGTGGGTCGCCAGGGCCTGCTCGAGGCCGAGATGGCGGCCTATCACACGCTCGGCACCTGCACCTTCTACGGCACCGCCAACAGCAACCAGATGCTGCTCGAGGCCATGGGCCTGCACGTGCCCGGCACGGCCTTCGTGCAGCCCGGCGACGCGATGCGCGAGACGCTCACGCGCGAGGCCGTGCGCACGGTGCTGGGCAAGGCGGGCGAAGCCGCCTTCCAGTGCCCACCGATCGGCGAGATGGTCGACGAGCGCTGCATCGTCAACGCCATGGCCGCGCTGCTCGCCACCGGCGGTTCCACCAACCACCTGATCCACTGGGTGGCCGTGGCGCGCGCCGCGGGCATCGTGATCGACTGGGACGATTTCTCGAAGCTGTCGGACGTGGTGCCGCTGCTCACGCGCGTGTACCCCAACGGCAGCGCCGACGTGAACGAGTTCCAGGCCTCGGGCGGCCCCGGCTTCGTGATCGGCGAGCTGGTCGAGGCCGGACTGATGCATGCCGACGTGCTGACGGTGCGCTCGGGCGGCATCCGCGAATTCGCGGAGGTGCCGTCGCTCGATGGCGAGGCCGACGAGAAGCGTCTGCGCTGGACGCCGGCCGCCGCGCTGCAGAACGATGCCGTCACGCGGCCCGCCGCCGCGCCCTTCAGCGCCACCGGCGGCCTGAAGCTGCTCGGCGGCAACCTGGGTCGCAGCGTCATCAAGGTCTCGTCGGTGCCCGACGACCGCCATGTGGTCGAGGCGCCCGCGCGGGTGTTCGATTCGCAGGCCGCGCTGCAGAAGGCCTTCACGGCCGGCGAGCTCGAGCGCGACGTGGTCTGCGTGGTGCGCTGGCAGGGCCCGCAGGCCAACGGCATGCCCGAGCTGCACAAGCTCACGCCGCCGCTGTCGGTGCTGCAGGGCAAGGGATTCCGCGTGGCGCTGGTCACCGACGGCCGCATGAGCGGCGCCTCGGGCAAGATACCGGCCGCCATCCACGTGTCGCCCGAGGCGGCCGCGGGCGGACCGCTGGCCAAGGTGCGCGACGGCGACGTCATACGCCTGGACGCCGTCGCGGGTACGCTCGAGGTCCTGCTGCCCGCCGACGAGTGGGCCGGGCGCGAGGCCGCCACGCTGTCGGAGGCCCAGCGCTTCGCCGACGGCCACGGCCTGGGGCGCGAACTGTTCGCCGGCATGCGGCGCAATGCATTGACTGCTGAAGAAGGAGCCTGCTCATGGCTGTAA
- a CDS encoding OmpA family protein produces MVDHPIIYRPLSSYGARVTNNTDDSQQNFALGLIAILLLLIVGGVIGFAAWHKTPAKASATAQTAITVPAAAPATQATVAEVTETVTVTIPDGASIRVANGVVNFYFATGSADLAPGAAEALAAVIKGVEAGRKAVVSGFHDTTGDAAVNEQLAKKRAETVRDVLVGLGVPADKIDLLRPPVTAGSGNDAQARRVEVKLLD; encoded by the coding sequence ATGGTTGACCACCCCATTATTTACCGGCCGCTTTCATCCTATGGAGCACGCGTGACGAACAACACCGACGACAGCCAGCAGAATTTCGCCCTCGGACTGATCGCGATCCTGCTGCTGCTGATCGTCGGTGGGGTGATCGGCTTCGCGGCGTGGCACAAGACGCCCGCGAAGGCTTCCGCGACGGCGCAGACCGCCATCACGGTGCCGGCCGCGGCCCCGGCCACCCAGGCCACGGTGGCCGAGGTCACCGAGACCGTCACCGTCACGATCCCCGACGGCGCCAGCATCCGCGTCGCCAACGGCGTGGTGAACTTCTACTTCGCGACCGGCAGCGCCGACCTCGCGCCCGGCGCCGCGGAAGCGCTGGCCGCGGTCATCAAGGGCGTCGAGGCCGGCCGCAAGGCCGTGGTCTCGGGCTTCCACGACACCACCGGCGATGCGGCGGTCAACGAACAGCTCGCGAAGAAGCGTGCCGAGACGGTGCGCGACGTGCTCGTCGGCCTCGGCGTGCCGGCCGACAAGATCGACCTGCTGCGCCCGCCCGTCACGGCCGGCAGCGGCAACGATGCGCAGGCGCGTCGGGTCGAGGTCAAGCTGCTCGATTGA
- a CDS encoding gamma-glutamylcyclotransferase, producing MPKPLRDPQPMLERTIAEWGGHEDLWLFGYGSLIWRPEFDFIERRPAWVRGWHRALKMWSRVNRGSVQTPGLVFGLLSGGSVRGMVFRVPAAQGLDTLRRLWLREMPTGVYDPKWLRCSTASGPVSALAFTLSRRSPNFTGELSDERYRHIFANAVGRYGSSLDYARQTLEELRRHAIHDVALARLVALAVPADTSAGHTASPAPADCDVVPPPVYVAGSSDKKSSQPSGPSGSPDKDQQ from the coding sequence ATGCCGAAGCCGCTGCGCGACCCGCAGCCGATGCTCGAGCGCACCATCGCCGAATGGGGCGGCCACGAGGACCTCTGGCTGTTCGGCTACGGCTCGCTGATCTGGCGGCCCGAGTTCGATTTCATCGAGCGCCGCCCGGCCTGGGTGCGCGGCTGGCATCGCGCGCTGAAGATGTGGAGCCGCGTCAACCGCGGCAGCGTGCAGACGCCGGGCCTGGTGTTCGGCCTGCTCTCGGGCGGCAGCGTGCGCGGCATGGTGTTCCGCGTGCCGGCCGCGCAGGGCCTGGACACGCTGCGCCGGCTCTGGCTGCGCGAGATGCCCACCGGCGTCTACGACCCCAAGTGGCTGCGCTGCAGCACCGCCTCGGGGCCGGTGAGCGCGCTGGCCTTCACGCTGTCGCGGCGCAGCCCCAACTTCACGGGCGAGCTCAGCGACGAGCGCTACCGCCACATCTTCGCCAATGCCGTGGGCCGCTACGGCAGCTCGCTCGACTATGCGCGGCAGACGCTCGAGGAGCTGCGCCGCCATGCCATCCACGACGTGGCGCTCGCGCGGCTCGTCGCGCTGGCCGTCCCCGCCGACACATCGGCCGGGCACACTGCATCGCCGGCCCCGGCCGATTGCGATGTGGTGCCGCCTCCGGTATACGTCGCAGGGTCTTCCGACAAGAAATCCTCTCAACCTTCCGGACCCTCCGGATCTCCCGACAAGGACCAACAATGA
- a CDS encoding superoxide dismutase family protein, translated as MKNSSRRLAGAATAVLAATLLAACGTLGGKPATTVDLVPTGAITPNPTTGTVTFTALEHGVRVAGIVRGLPPNTEHGFHIHEKGDCGDNGNASGGHFNPSGGTHGKFAAPGSHAGELPSLVANGAGEARFSVENHAISLTPGAANSVIGRALVVHRDKDDFTTQPAGNSGPRIACAVIGK; from the coding sequence ATGAAGAACTCCTCCCGCCGCCTCGCCGGCGCCGCCACCGCCGTGCTCGCGGCCACCTTGCTGGCCGCCTGCGGCACGCTGGGCGGCAAGCCCGCCACCACGGTCGACCTGGTGCCCACCGGCGCGATCACGCCGAACCCGACCACGGGCACCGTGACCTTCACCGCGCTCGAGCATGGCGTGCGCGTGGCCGGCATCGTGCGCGGCCTGCCGCCGAACACCGAGCACGGCTTCCACATCCACGAGAAGGGCGACTGCGGCGACAACGGCAATGCCTCGGGCGGCCACTTCAACCCCAGCGGCGGCACGCACGGCAAGTTCGCCGCGCCCGGCAGCCATGCGGGAGAACTGCCGAGCCTGGTGGCCAACGGCGCCGGCGAGGCCCGCTTCAGCGTCGAGAACCATGCGATCTCGCTGACGCCGGGCGCCGCCAACAGCGTGATCGGCCGTGCGCTGGTGGTGCACCGCGACAAGGACGACTTCACGACCCAGCCGGCCGGCAACTCGGGCCCGCGCATCGCCTGCGCGGTGATCGGCAAGTAA
- a CDS encoding NTP transferase domain-containing protein, whose product MTSLANPPTVIVLASGRGERFVAAGGSGSKLRAPLAGKPVLERTLDAVRSSGLPWHVEDAGHPGMGDSIAAAVRATAAAAGWLILPGDLPLVLPQTMRAVAAALAGGVQAAQPSYQGERGHPVGFAAGCHAALAALEGNFGAAPVLRALRAMNSVADLALDDAGVVTDIDTPEALARAEALWRAREAAGAQRAG is encoded by the coding sequence GTGACCTCCCTCGCGAATCCCCCGACCGTGATCGTGCTGGCCTCGGGCCGCGGCGAACGCTTCGTGGCCGCCGGCGGCAGCGGCTCCAAGCTGCGCGCGCCGCTGGCCGGAAAACCGGTGCTCGAGCGCACGCTCGACGCGGTGCGCTCGAGCGGCCTGCCCTGGCATGTGGAGGACGCGGGCCATCCGGGCATGGGCGATTCCATTGCCGCCGCGGTGCGCGCCACGGCGGCCGCGGCCGGCTGGCTGATCCTGCCGGGCGACCTGCCGCTCGTGCTGCCGCAAACGATGCGCGCGGTGGCCGCGGCGCTCGCGGGCGGCGTGCAGGCGGCGCAGCCGAGTTACCAGGGGGAGCGCGGGCATCCGGTGGGCTTTGCCGCCGGCTGCCATGCGGCGCTCGCCGCGCTCGAAGGCAACTTCGGCGCGGCGCCCGTGCTGCGGGCTTTGCGTGCTATGAATTCGGTAGCTGACCTGGCGCTCGACGATGCCGGCGTCGTGACCGACATCGACACTCCCGAGGCCCTGGCGCGCGCCGAGGCGCTGTGGCGCGCGCGCGAGGCAGCCGGCGCACAGCGCGCCGGCTGA
- the pdxH gene encoding pyridoxamine 5'-phosphate oxidase — translation MTSPTSKESLAALRKSYERAELGEAHSADDPLRQFERWLDEAIDAQVPEPNAMTLCTVGSDLRPSSRIVLIKGYDARGLVWYTNYESRKGRELAGNPYASLQFHWVELERVVRIEGRVEKAGADESDAYYASRPLDSRLGAWASPQSEVIGGREVLVKNAAVAAAKYLLSPPRPPHWGGYRLVPDRWEFWQGRKSRLHDRLRYRLEAGQWTRERLAP, via the coding sequence ATGACTTCCCCGACTTCCAAAGAATCGCTGGCCGCGCTGCGCAAGAGCTACGAGCGCGCCGAGCTCGGCGAGGCGCACAGCGCCGACGATCCGCTGCGCCAGTTCGAACGCTGGCTCGACGAGGCCATCGACGCCCAGGTGCCCGAGCCCAACGCGATGACCTTGTGCACCGTCGGCAGCGACCTGCGGCCCTCGAGCCGCATCGTGCTGATCAAGGGCTACGACGCGCGCGGCCTGGTCTGGTACACCAACTACGAGAGCCGCAAGGGCCGCGAACTCGCGGGCAACCCCTATGCCTCGCTGCAGTTCCACTGGGTCGAGCTCGAGCGCGTGGTGCGCATCGAGGGCCGGGTCGAGAAGGCCGGCGCCGACGAGAGCGACGCCTACTACGCGAGCCGCCCGCTCGATTCGCGCCTGGGCGCCTGGGCCAGCCCGCAGAGCGAGGTGATCGGCGGGCGCGAGGTGCTGGTGAAGAATGCGGCCGTCGCCGCGGCGAAGTACCTGCTTTCGCCGCCGCGCCCGCCGCACTGGGGCGGCTACCGGCTGGTGCCCGACCGCTGGGAGTTCTGGCAGGGCCGCAAGAGCCGGCTGCACGACCGGCTGCGCTACCGGCTCGAGGCCGGCCAGTGGACACGCGAGCGGCTAGCCCCCTGA
- a CDS encoding OmpA family protein has product MMKIPSSLRGALRAMALGAAAVLLAACAAQRPQPGNAMPFEQAVDQAVDDLMVQTKKLPGFLAKVESSMKQSRIVIDPLLESASGQQTEVTRVAEQRIVQRMQAQFKQFTVTPFNSTEIATAQYVLNGTLVRDKEAGGSPYRLNLALTEIKSGVVIAQSVARISDASLDTRPTAFFRDSPVNGKDRGVEGYIRTAETQPGQAADALYLERLPTATVMQEATAAYEAGRLQEALARYDAASRRPDGQQLRVYSGLYLTQSQLGRTADAEKTFGTLARLGLETNNLSVKFLFKPGSTDFLADPKISAAYPMWLRQIARQAAQIDSCVVVTGHTSRTGSEAVNERLSLQRAVTVKTRLVGEAPPLAKKLREAGAGFRENIVGTGADDASDALDRRVEFKVTACEA; this is encoded by the coding sequence ATGATGAAGATCCCCTCCAGCCTGCGCGGCGCGCTGCGCGCGATGGCGCTCGGCGCCGCCGCCGTGCTGCTCGCGGCCTGCGCGGCGCAGCGCCCGCAGCCGGGCAATGCGATGCCCTTCGAACAGGCCGTCGACCAGGCGGTGGACGACCTGATGGTGCAGACCAAGAAGCTGCCGGGCTTCCTCGCCAAGGTCGAGTCGTCGATGAAGCAGAGCCGCATCGTCATCGACCCGCTGCTCGAGAGCGCCAGCGGCCAGCAGACCGAGGTCACGCGCGTGGCCGAGCAGCGCATCGTCCAGCGCATGCAGGCGCAGTTCAAGCAGTTCACCGTGACGCCGTTCAACAGCACCGAGATCGCCACCGCGCAGTACGTGCTCAACGGCACGCTGGTGCGCGACAAGGAGGCGGGCGGCTCGCCCTACCGGCTGAACCTGGCGCTGACCGAGATCAAGAGCGGCGTGGTGATCGCGCAGTCGGTGGCGCGCATCAGCGATGCCTCGCTCGACACCCGGCCCACGGCCTTCTTCCGCGACAGCCCGGTCAACGGCAAGGACCGCGGCGTCGAGGGCTACATCCGCACCGCCGAGACCCAGCCGGGCCAGGCCGCCGACGCGCTCTACCTCGAGCGCCTGCCGACCGCGACCGTGATGCAGGAAGCCACCGCCGCCTACGAGGCCGGCCGGCTGCAGGAGGCGCTGGCGCGCTACGACGCCGCCTCGCGTCGCCCCGACGGGCAGCAGCTGCGCGTCTACAGCGGCCTGTATCTCACGCAGTCGCAGCTCGGTCGCACCGCCGATGCCGAGAAGACCTTCGGCACGCTCGCGCGGCTGGGGCTCGAAACCAACAACCTCAGCGTGAAGTTCCTGTTCAAGCCGGGCTCGACCGACTTCCTGGCCGACCCGAAGATCAGCGCCGCCTACCCGATGTGGCTGCGCCAGATCGCGCGCCAGGCCGCGCAGATCGATTCCTGCGTGGTCGTGACCGGCCACACCAGCCGCACGGGCTCGGAGGCCGTCAACGAACGGCTGTCGCTGCAGCGCGCGGTGACCGTCAAGACCCGGCTGGTGGGCGAGGCCCCGCCGCTGGCGAAGAAGCTGCGCGAAGCCGGCGCCGGCTTCCGCGAGAACATCGTGGGCACGGGCGCCGACGATGCGAGCGATGCGCTCGATCGCCGCGTCGAATTCAAGGTGACGGCCTGCGAGGCCTGA
- a CDS encoding AEC family transporter: protein MNSFVISSLLPVVLLIAAGYLAGRRRWIGGPAVKDLSNLIFLLLAPALLFRAMSGVHVEELRFKPVAAYFIASGLLFAATLALRGFNRTGAVLALANTYSNTVMIGIVLVGLAYGEAGMVVLLTLISLHSLVLMTSATVVLELAVAREHAVVSGAEKRSMLRTVLRALRNAIIHPVPLPIIAGLLFAQSGWVMPQPVDRTIELLGQAFGPVALVMVGITLALTPVGRHWRGALVQASVKNLLHPLLVAIIGWALGVRGLPLTVMVVAAALPIGANVFLFSQRYRSAEDLVTASVAVSTLLALATLTLVMLWVQWLP, encoded by the coding sequence GTGAATTCGTTCGTCATCTCCTCCCTCCTGCCCGTCGTGCTGCTGATCGCGGCGGGCTACCTGGCCGGGAGGCGCCGCTGGATCGGCGGCCCCGCGGTCAAGGACCTCTCCAACCTGATCTTCCTGCTGCTCGCGCCGGCGCTGCTGTTCCGCGCGATGAGCGGCGTGCACGTCGAGGAACTGCGCTTCAAGCCGGTGGCCGCCTACTTCATCGCCTCGGGGCTGCTGTTCGCGGCCACCTTGGCGCTGCGCGGCTTCAACCGCACGGGCGCGGTGCTCGCGCTCGCCAACACCTACAGCAACACCGTGATGATCGGCATCGTGCTGGTCGGCCTGGCCTATGGCGAGGCCGGCATGGTGGTGCTGCTGACCTTGATCTCGCTGCATTCGCTGGTGCTGATGACCAGCGCCACCGTGGTGCTCGAGCTCGCGGTGGCGCGCGAGCATGCGGTGGTCAGCGGCGCCGAGAAGCGCTCGATGCTGCGCACCGTGCTGCGCGCGCTGCGCAACGCCATCATCCATCCGGTGCCGCTGCCGATCATCGCGGGCCTGCTGTTCGCGCAGAGCGGCTGGGTCATGCCGCAGCCGGTCGACCGCACCATCGAGCTGCTGGGCCAGGCCTTCGGCCCGGTCGCGCTGGTGATGGTGGGCATCACGCTGGCGCTCACGCCGGTGGGGCGCCACTGGCGCGGCGCGCTGGTGCAGGCCAGCGTCAAGAACCTGCTGCATCCGCTGCTGGTGGCGATCATCGGCTGGGCGCTCGGCGTGCGCGGCCTTCCGCTCACGGTGATGGTGGTCGCGGCCGCGCTGCCGATCGGCGCCAACGTGTTCCTGTTCTCGCAGCGCTACCGCAGCGCCGAGGACCTGGTGACCGCCAGCGTCGCGGTCTCCACGCTGCTGGCGCTGGCCACGCTCACGCTGGTGATGCTCTGGGTGCAGTGGCTGCCCTGA
- a CDS encoding TonB-dependent receptor has product MTPQFRRNAIGAAVLSLASVATLAQTAPTDPSPNPQQPTTSLREITVTGNPLGASDLIAPTTTLSGDELLLRSQSTLGQTLDNIPGVSSTYFGPNASRPIIRGQDGDRIRILQNGGGAPDASALSYDHAVPVDALVTERVEVLRGPSALQYGGSAVGGVVNLIDNRIPSEPIEGFGGRADLGYATGNREKNGAVMLEGGNGRFALHADAFKRDSSDVSAPIDLNCEKPGSPWRARKICNSANEAHGGAIGGTLFFDRGWIGASASTYRSNYGTVAEDDVTIAMKSDRYAIEGEWRPGGIIRSVHAKLSHTNYRHTEFEGAEAGTTFSNMSNDLRVEVRHEKIGPLEGLMGFSAETNRFAADGEEAFAPHSRTRSRALFLYEEMGTSWGKLSFGARTERVTVRSLGYPDDPSINRFAIGERTFNPNSAAFGALVNLAPQWQLTSNIAYTERAPKDYELLANGPHVATAAWEVGNPNLSKEQSTGFDLGAQWKSGPNTARVNAYVTRFRNYIGLTASGRTLDEEGQVVTDPEVTDTLAEYLYNGVRARFTGIEASGNLRLLGSDGFARMADAGTLDLEWRGDLVRAKNTDTGEPLPRIAPVRVGATLVYGNGPWSGRVGFDYNAAQHRVPGVGARETDAYTLWNASIAYRMKVQRANLTWYARIDNIGNKLAYSATSILTTTVYPAAPLPGRSLKVGVRVTF; this is encoded by the coding sequence ATGACCCCCCAATTCCGTCGCAACGCCATCGGCGCTGCCGTCCTCTCGCTCGCCTCCGTCGCCACCCTGGCCCAGACCGCACCCACCGATCCCTCGCCGAACCCGCAGCAACCCACCACCAGCCTGCGCGAGATCACCGTCACCGGCAACCCGCTCGGTGCCAGCGACCTGATCGCGCCCACCACCACGCTCTCGGGCGACGAACTGCTGCTGCGCTCGCAGTCCACCCTGGGCCAGACGCTCGACAACATCCCCGGCGTCAGCAGCACCTACTTCGGCCCCAATGCCAGCCGGCCGATCATCCGCGGCCAGGACGGCGACCGCATCCGCATCCTGCAGAACGGCGGTGGCGCGCCCGACGCCTCGGCGCTGAGCTACGACCACGCGGTGCCGGTCGACGCGCTGGTCACCGAGCGCGTCGAGGTGCTGCGCGGCCCGTCGGCACTGCAGTACGGCGGCAGCGCGGTCGGCGGCGTGGTCAACCTGATCGACAACCGCATCCCGAGCGAGCCGATCGAGGGCTTCGGCGGCCGCGCCGACCTCGGCTATGCCACCGGCAACCGCGAGAAGAACGGCGCCGTGATGCTCGAGGGCGGCAACGGCCGCTTCGCGCTGCATGCCGATGCCTTCAAGCGCGATTCGAGCGACGTCTCGGCGCCGATCGACCTCAACTGCGAGAAGCCCGGTTCGCCCTGGCGCGCGCGCAAGATCTGCAATTCGGCCAACGAGGCGCATGGCGGCGCGATCGGCGGCACGCTGTTCTTCGACCGGGGCTGGATCGGCGCCTCGGCCAGCACCTACCGCAGCAACTACGGCACCGTGGCCGAGGACGACGTGACCATCGCGATGAAGTCCGACCGCTACGCGATCGAGGGCGAATGGCGCCCGGGCGGCATCATCCGCAGCGTCCACGCCAAGCTCAGCCACACCAACTACCGCCACACCGAGTTCGAGGGCGCCGAGGCCGGCACCACCTTCTCGAACATGAGCAACGACCTGCGCGTCGAGGTGCGGCACGAGAAGATCGGGCCGCTGGAAGGCCTGATGGGCTTCAGCGCCGAGACCAACCGCTTCGCTGCCGACGGCGAGGAAGCCTTCGCGCCGCACAGCCGCACGCGCTCGCGCGCGCTGTTCCTCTACGAGGAGATGGGCACCTCGTGGGGCAAGCTGAGCTTCGGCGCGCGCACCGAGCGCGTCACGGTGCGCTCGCTCGGCTATCCCGACGATCCCAGCATCAACCGCTTCGCGATCGGCGAGCGCACCTTCAACCCGAACAGCGCCGCCTTCGGCGCCCTGGTCAACCTCGCGCCGCAGTGGCAGCTGACCTCGAACATCGCCTACACCGAGCGCGCGCCCAAGGACTACGAGCTGCTGGCCAACGGCCCGCACGTGGCCACGGCCGCGTGGGAGGTCGGCAACCCGAACCTGAGCAAGGAGCAGTCGACCGGCTTCGACCTCGGCGCGCAATGGAAGTCGGGGCCGAACACGGCGCGCGTCAACGCCTACGTCACGCGCTTTCGCAACTACATCGGCCTGACCGCCTCGGGCCGCACGCTCGACGAAGAGGGCCAGGTCGTGACCGATCCCGAGGTCACCGACACGCTGGCCGAGTACCTCTACAACGGCGTGCGCGCGCGCTTCACCGGCATCGAGGCCAGCGGCAACCTGCGCCTGCTGGGCAGCGACGGCTTCGCGCGCATGGCCGACGCCGGCACGCTCGACCTCGAATGGCGCGGCGACCTGGTGCGCGCGAAGAACACCGACACCGGCGAGCCGCTGCCGCGCATCGCGCCGGTGCGCGTGGGCGCCACGCTGGTCTACGGCAACGGCCCGTGGAGCGGCCGCGTCGGCTTCGACTACAACGCCGCGCAGCACCGCGTGCCGGGCGTCGGCGCGCGCGAGACCGATGCCTATACGCTGTGGAATGCCTCGATCGCCTACCGCATGAAGGTGCAGCGCGCCAACCTCACCTGGTATGCGCGCATCGACAACATCGGCAACAAGCTGGCGTACAGCGCGACCTCGATCCTGACGACGACGGTGTATCCGGCCGCGCCGCTGCCGGGGCGGTCGCTGAAGGTGGGCGTGCGCGTGACCTTCTGA
- the msrA gene encoding peptide-methionine (S)-S-oxide reductase MsrA — MTSSPSSTETIVLGGGCFWCTEAVFDRVQGVVDVESGYSNGQTVNPSYEQVCTGRTGHNEVVKLTFDPAQIALREILEIFFVVHDPTTLNRQGNDVGTQYRSGIYYTTEAQKQVADEVIREIEAGKTYASPVVTEVKPLDNYSTAEAYHQDYFLNHPNQGYCAFVVGPKVEKFQKTFAARVKK, encoded by the coding sequence ATGACCTCTTCGCCTTCCTCCACCGAAACCATCGTGCTCGGCGGCGGCTGCTTCTGGTGCACCGAGGCGGTGTTCGACCGCGTGCAGGGGGTGGTCGACGTGGAATCGGGCTATTCGAACGGCCAGACGGTCAACCCCAGCTACGAGCAGGTCTGCACCGGCCGCACCGGCCACAACGAGGTGGTCAAGCTGACTTTCGACCCGGCGCAGATCGCCCTGCGCGAGATCCTCGAGATCTTCTTCGTGGTGCACGACCCCACGACGCTCAACCGCCAGGGCAACGACGTCGGCACCCAATACCGCAGCGGCATCTACTACACGACCGAGGCGCAGAAGCAGGTGGCCGACGAGGTCATCCGCGAGATCGAGGCCGGCAAGACCTACGCCTCGCCGGTGGTGACCGAGGTCAAGCCGCTCGACAACTACTCGACCGCCGAGGCCTACCACCAGGACTATTTCCTGAACCACCCGAACCAGGGCTACTGCGCCTTCGTCGTGGGACCGAAGGTCGAGAAGTTCCAGAAGACCTTCGCCGCGCGCGTGAAGAAGTGA
- a CDS encoding TetR/AcrR family transcriptional regulator yields MPTPRFLADKLCPVRAKRERRKEARPGELLAAALDLFVEKGYAATRSEEVAVRAGVSKGTLFLYFPSKEELFKAVVVENLGGRFTEWNQEFETFEGTTAQMLRYCMRVWWERVGLTQASGLTKLMMSEGANFPELADFYRQEVVRPGHALLRRIIQRGIDRGEFRPVDVDHTIYSVVAPMIFLMLWKHSANLCVDEGDNFDPLKYIEMQADAVLYGLSTRPRAEAEPDEAAGPSGAA; encoded by the coding sequence ATGCCCACTCCCCGATTCCTTGCCGACAAGCTCTGCCCGGTCCGCGCCAAGCGCGAGCGGCGCAAGGAGGCGCGCCCCGGCGAACTGCTGGCGGCGGCACTCGATCTGTTCGTCGAGAAGGGCTATGCCGCCACCCGCTCGGAAGAAGTGGCGGTGCGTGCCGGCGTCTCCAAGGGCACGCTGTTCCTCTATTTCCCGAGCAAGGAAGAGCTGTTCAAGGCCGTGGTGGTCGAGAACCTCGGCGGCCGCTTCACCGAGTGGAACCAGGAATTCGAGACCTTCGAGGGCACCACGGCCCAGATGCTGCGCTACTGCATGCGCGTGTGGTGGGAGCGCGTGGGCCTGACCCAGGCCTCGGGCCTCACCAAGCTGATGATGAGCGAAGGCGCCAACTTCCCCGAGCTGGCCGACTTCTACCGCCAGGAGGTGGTGCGGCCGGGCCATGCGTTGCTTCGGCGCATCATCCAGCGCGGCATCGACCGCGGCGAGTTCCGGCCGGTCGACGTCGACCACACCATCTACTCGGTGGTGGCGCCGATGATCTTCCTGATGCTCTGGAAGCACTCGGCCAACCTGTGCGTCGACGAGGGCGACAACTTCGACCCGCTCAAGTACATCGAGATGCAGGCCGACGCGGTGCTCTACGGCCTGAGCACCCGGCCGCGGGCCGAGGCGGAACCCGACGAAGCCGCTGGCCCGTCGGGTGCCGCCTAA